In Chloroflexota bacterium, a single window of DNA contains:
- a CDS encoding methyltransferase domain-containing protein produces the protein MTKRFDYQSFYDRIAGIYELGARFWLGYSARGLPWLPASGRILEIGHGPGLLLSRLARDDRVFGLDLSWEMIRRARRGSARAGIRALLTQGDATHLPFASASFDGILITFAFSAIPDRTGAMAEMARVLRPSGRLVLVDAGIPDDHNRMAVFLARLWERFGDHMRDEVLLMQAAGLRVIHREEFGPWRCMRVVVGEKAPAAVGDEARHGRPAQSPDALGR, from the coding sequence ATGACGAAACGCTTCGACTATCAGAGCTTTTACGACCGCATCGCGGGTATATACGAGCTGGGCGCCCGGTTCTGGCTGGGGTACTCCGCCCGGGGCCTGCCCTGGCTGCCCGCGTCCGGGCGCATACTGGAGATCGGCCATGGGCCGGGATTGCTCCTCTCGCGCCTGGCCCGAGACGATCGGGTATTCGGGTTGGATCTGTCATGGGAGATGATCCGCCGGGCGCGGCGCGGGTCAGCCCGGGCGGGGATACGAGCCCTTCTGACCCAGGGCGACGCGACCCATCTCCCCTTCGCGAGCGCCTCCTTCGACGGGATCCTCATCACCTTCGCCTTCAGCGCCATCCCGGACAGGACCGGAGCCATGGCCGAGATGGCGAGGGTGCTCCGGCCATCCGGCCGGCTCGTCCTGGTAGACGCGGGAATCCCCGATGACCACAACCGGATGGCCGTCTTCCTGGCGCGCCTGTGGGAGCGGTTCGGCGATCACATGCGCGACGAGGTGCTGTTGATGCAAGCCGCGGGGCTGCGCGTGATCCACCGGGAGGAATTCGGCCCCTGGCGCTGCATGCGGGTGGTCGTGGGGGAGAAAGCGCCGGCCGCAGTGGGCGATGAGGCCCGCCACGGCCGGCCTGCCCAAAGTCCTGACGCGCTCGGCCGATGA
- a CDS encoding Gfo/Idh/MocA family oxidoreductase, with protein MTDRKVRVGIVGAGFVTARGHIPAYKRLPNVSIEAICDINVERAREVAREFDIPHVFADFEEMLEQVELDLVSIGTPNRFHAPQTIAALEKGCHVLCEKPMALTVEEAQAMAEAARRNGRKLTLGLHHRYRPEAIVLKPMCQAGELGEIYYARASMMRRSGIPGYGSHFTNKDLAGGGSLYDIGVHILDLTLYFMGYPEPVSVSGRIFSVFGPQRKKLGRWGADILPGHARFDVDDLATAIVKFDNGAILQLEAAWAFHGRSEQRVQLIGREGGAEIYPEMFGREQALRVYKDWGDRPIDITPELPRFPANQQARQIEDFVNHLDDPEPPVVTPEEGVILTRILTGIYRSAETGEEVRV; from the coding sequence ATGACGGACAGAAAAGTGCGTGTCGGCATCGTCGGCGCAGGCTTTGTCACGGCGCGAGGGCACATCCCCGCCTACAAGCGACTGCCCAACGTCTCCATTGAGGCCATCTGCGACATCAACGTGGAGCGGGCGAGAGAGGTCGCAAGGGAGTTCGATATCCCTCACGTCTTCGCCGATTTCGAGGAGATGTTGGAGCAGGTGGAACTGGACCTGGTGAGCATCGGCACACCGAATCGCTTCCACGCTCCTCAGACCATCGCCGCGCTGGAGAAGGGATGCCACGTCCTGTGCGAAAAGCCCATGGCGCTCACCGTGGAGGAGGCCCAGGCGATGGCCGAGGCCGCCCGCAGGAACGGGCGAAAGCTGACGCTGGGGCTCCATCATCGCTACCGCCCGGAGGCTATCGTCCTGAAGCCGATGTGCCAGGCGGGCGAGCTGGGCGAGATCTACTACGCCCGGGCGTCGATGATGCGCCGATCCGGCATCCCCGGATACGGAAGCCACTTCACCAACAAGGACCTGGCCGGCGGCGGCTCGCTGTACGACATCGGCGTGCACATCCTGGACCTGACCCTGTACTTCATGGGATATCCCGAGCCGGTCTCCGTAAGCGGGCGAATCTTCTCCGTCTTCGGCCCCCAGCGCAAAAAGCTGGGCCGATGGGGGGCGGACATCCTGCCCGGGCACGCCCGCTTCGACGTGGACGACCTGGCGACAGCCATCGTGAAATTTGACAACGGTGCTATATTACAGCTGGAGGCGGCCTGGGCGTTCCACGGCCGCAGCGAGCAGCGGGTGCAATTGATCGGCAGGGAGGGTGGCGCCGAGATCTACCCAGAGATGTTCGGCCGAGAGCAGGCGCTGCGCGTTTACAAAGACTGGGGGGACCGCCCGATCGACATCACGCCGGAGCTGCCACGGTTCCCGGCCAATCAACAAGCCCGACAGATCGAGGACTTCGTCAACCACCTGGACGACCCCGAGCCACCTGTGGTCACCCCGGAGGAGGGGGTGATCCTGACCCGGATCCTGACGGGGATCTACCGGTCGGCCGAGACGGGCGAAGAGGTCCGGGTGTAG
- a CDS encoding MFS transporter: MAYERPLPRDVRSPGKRREAGGDPTVPRETQQGPRDGKEEADGARDPVVARFDATRVGIISLAHFIHDCFPAFLAPLLPLLTAKLGFSLAAAGALVPFLRSSAFIQPAIGYLADRTDARLFVILAPTVTAVCMSLLGIVPTYWLLPPLLILAGLSISAFHAPAMRMITQSSGRRWGTGMSFFMTGGEMGRSLGPLYAVTMVGWLGLDRLWLATIPAIITSLLLIRFTPRSHVGAHRISFKELRHSLSRQRRAILALLAFTSLRSMATSVFILFLPTYLVQQGSYTLLFAGTAVSTFELAGALGALSGGTLSDRWGRRTVLMASAALTPPLLYAFLSSAGWAALAWLLIAGAVALCTGPVGLTMIQELLPDSRSTATSLMMSVGLIATGAFSILFGAAADLWGIGSVFRVIIFLPWVALLFALGLPETHDVARSHQASA, encoded by the coding sequence ATGGCGTATGAGCGTCCCCTGCCGAGAGACGTCCGCTCCCCCGGAAAGCGGCGGGAGGCCGGCGGAGACCCGACCGTCCCTCGGGAGACGCAGCAGGGGCCGCGTGATGGGAAGGAGGAGGCGGATGGCGCGCGTGATCCCGTGGTGGCCCGGTTCGATGCAACCCGGGTGGGGATCATCTCCCTGGCCCATTTCATCCATGATTGCTTTCCCGCCTTCCTCGCCCCGCTGCTCCCGTTGTTGACCGCCAAGCTGGGATTCTCCCTGGCGGCGGCGGGCGCTCTGGTCCCGTTCCTCCGCTCTTCCGCCTTCATTCAGCCGGCCATCGGCTACCTGGCCGATCGCACCGACGCGCGCCTGTTCGTGATCCTGGCTCCCACTGTAACCGCCGTCTGCATGAGCCTATTGGGCATCGTTCCTACCTACTGGCTGCTGCCGCCCCTGCTGATCCTGGCGGGGCTCAGCATCAGCGCGTTCCACGCCCCCGCCATGAGGATGATCACGCAGTCCAGCGGGCGACGCTGGGGTACCGGCATGTCCTTTTTCATGACAGGCGGGGAGATGGGGAGGTCGCTGGGGCCGCTTTATGCCGTGACCATGGTGGGCTGGCTGGGGCTGGACCGCCTGTGGCTGGCGACTATCCCGGCGATCATCACATCGTTGTTGTTGATCCGTTTCACGCCTCGCTCTCACGTGGGCGCCCATCGCATCTCGTTCAAGGAGTTGCGACATAGCCTGTCCCGGCAGCGGCGGGCCATCCTGGCCCTGTTGGCCTTTACCTCACTCCGCTCCATGGCGACCAGCGTGTTCATCTTATTCCTGCCGACTTACCTGGTGCAACAGGGCTCGTACACGCTGTTGTTCGCGGGCACCGCCGTCTCCACCTTCGAGCTGGCGGGGGCGTTGGGAGCGCTCTCCGGCGGCACCCTCTCGGATCGTTGGGGACGCAGGACGGTCCTGATGGCCTCGGCCGCGCTCACACCGCCGTTGCTTTATGCCTTCCTCTCCAGCGCTGGCTGGGCTGCGTTGGCGTGGCTCCTGATAGCCGGCGCCGTCGCGCTGTGCACCGGCCCGGTGGGCCTGACCATGATTCAGGAGCTGTTGCCTGACAGCCGCAGTACGGCCACCAGCCTGATGATGAGCGTGGGCCTCATCGCTACCGGGGCGTTCAGCATCCTGTTCGGCGCCGCGGCCGACCTGTGGGGGATCGGCTCCGTGTTTCGGGTGATCATCTTTCTGCCCTGGGTCGCGTTGCTGTTCGCCCTTGGCCTGCCGGAGACCCATGACGTGGCGCGGTCCCATCAAGCGAGCGCCTGA
- a CDS encoding Gfo/Idh/MocA family oxidoreductase, with protein MLNVGVLGAGTMGTLHAHHLCQIPNVRLVGVTALPANEADALASSLGIQRYDSSEALLADPAIDAVVIATPTPTHAELIMAAARAGKHIFCEKPLARHLEDGQRAIEACREAGVSLMIGHVVRFFPEYERIKELIDQGAIGKPAMLRFSRVAPFPRAGQENWYANTAASGGVILDLMLHDIDTLRWYCGDILRVYAHSLTGRTDVERDYALVTMRMASGAIAHLEGSWAHPGGFRTRVEIAGDGGLLSVDSRESAPIQIERWMTEGRGGGVALPESPLAESPYLVELRHWVDHVVNGTPLRVTPEDALKALEAGLAAMESADTGQVISLVRGGVS; from the coding sequence ATGCTGAACGTCGGTGTATTGGGTGCGGGGACGATGGGAACGCTTCACGCCCATCACCTGTGCCAGATCCCCAACGTACGGTTGGTGGGCGTGACCGCCCTTCCAGCCAACGAGGCGGACGCGCTGGCCAGCAGTCTGGGTATCCAGCGCTACGACTCGTCAGAGGCGCTGCTGGCCGACCCGGCCATCGACGCGGTGGTCATCGCCACGCCAACGCCCACCCACGCCGAGCTGATCATGGCGGCGGCGCGGGCGGGCAAACACATCTTCTGCGAGAAGCCGCTGGCCCGTCACCTGGAGGATGGCCAACGGGCGATCGAGGCATGCCGCGAGGCGGGCGTATCCCTGATGATCGGCCACGTGGTGCGATTCTTCCCGGAATACGAGCGCATCAAAGAGCTGATCGACCAGGGAGCGATCGGCAAGCCCGCGATGCTGCGCTTCAGCCGGGTGGCTCCCTTCCCCCGGGCCGGGCAGGAGAACTGGTACGCCAATACGGCGGCCAGCGGCGGCGTGATCCTGGATCTGATGCTGCACGACATCGACACGCTACGCTGGTACTGCGGGGACATCCTGCGCGTCTATGCCCACAGCCTGACGGGGCGCACGGACGTGGAGCGGGACTACGCGCTGGTCACCATGCGCATGGCCTCTGGGGCGATCGCCCACCTGGAGGGGTCATGGGCCCATCCCGGCGGCTTCCGGACGCGCGTGGAGATCGCCGGCGACGGCGGGCTGCTCTCGGTGGACAGCCGGGAGAGCGCCCCCATTCAGATCGAGCGGTGGATGACGGAGGGGCGTGGGGGCGGCGTGGCCCTGCCCGAAAGCCCGCTGGCGGAGAGCCCCTATCTGGTGGAACTGCGCCACTGGGTGGACCACGTCGTCAACGGGACACCGCTGCGGGTGACGCCGGAAGACGCGCTGAAGGCGCTCGAGGCCGGGCTGGCCGCCATGGAGTCGGCCGACACAGGCCAGGTGATCTCACTGGTCCGGGGAGGTGTGTCATGA
- a CDS encoding NTP transferase domain-containing protein, which yields MSQIRKAVIPAAGMGTRLYPATRAVKKELFPVVGPDGVAKPVIQRIVEEALSTGVEEVCLVVRPGDEEVFRFYFSEPLSEELNGRLSRLPQAIEQTEHLLQIAERLRFVVQPTQEGFGHAVHCARSFVGDEPFLLLLGDHLYRSATPRTCAQQIIDAFEHTGHSVLATQRVPENAIYAIGVMAGEQDDQVARLYRLYNIAEKPAADYAWEHLRTRGLPDGWYLGIYGQYALTASIFDHLQYLIDHDLRERGEIQFTSALQLMLKDEPLWAYEVDGRSFDIGRPAEYAHTVAAFAGLI from the coding sequence GTGTCCCAGATTCGCAAAGCTGTCATCCCGGCTGCGGGGATGGGGACCCGTCTGTATCCCGCCACCCGGGCTGTCAAAAAGGAGCTGTTCCCGGTCGTCGGCCCTGATGGCGTCGCCAAGCCGGTCATCCAGCGCATCGTCGAGGAGGCGTTGAGCACAGGCGTGGAGGAGGTGTGCCTGGTGGTCCGGCCCGGCGATGAGGAGGTCTTTCGCTTTTATTTCAGCGAGCCGCTTTCGGAGGAGTTGAACGGCCGTCTGAGCAGGTTGCCCCAGGCGATCGAGCAGACGGAGCATCTTCTGCAGATCGCCGAGCGGTTGCGGTTCGTGGTTCAGCCCACGCAGGAGGGGTTCGGCCATGCCGTCCACTGCGCCCGCTCCTTTGTGGGGGACGAGCCGTTCCTGCTTCTCCTGGGCGATCATCTCTATCGCAGCGCCACCCCCCGCACCTGCGCCCAGCAGATCATCGATGCCTTTGAGCATACCGGGCACTCCGTTCTGGCCACACAGCGCGTCCCGGAGAACGCGATCTACGCGATCGGCGTCATGGCGGGCGAGCAGGACGATCAGGTCGCCCGGCTCTATCGGCTGTACAACATCGCCGAGAAGCCGGCCGCCGACTACGCCTGGGAGCACCTGCGCACTCGCGGCCTGCCCGATGGGTGGTATCTGGGCATCTACGGCCAGTACGCGCTGACCGCGTCCATCTTCGATCACCTGCAGTACCTCATCGACCACGACCTGCGCGAGCGCGGGGAGATCCAGTTCACCTCGGCGCTCCAGCTCATGCTGAAAGACGAGCCCCTTTGGGCCTACGAGGTCGATGGCCGCTCCTTCGACATCGGCCGCCCGGCCGAATACGCGCACACCGTGGCCGCGTTCGCCGGACTGATCTGA
- a CDS encoding family 20 glycosylhydrolase codes for MTTDREIAWIPQPKSVEWLPGRFAWDGIEALVVSESGDKRPLAWATALCEELSARLGRALAVRPAAAMEPGLWLAATAEGDASTLQLDLPQAPEGYVLQITPTTLLIAARRPAGLYYGLQTLRQLLADAADESLALPAVRITDWPDLAVRGIHLDLKGAMAPFDYWREVIVTLAHYKINALLIEYEDKFPYTGHPDIVGPGALTPGEVAELVELAREHCIEVIPLVQCLGHVEYVLRHERYAHLREDGELSQYCPLEPGAAELFREMADEVIAAHPYSRYFHLGADETWVLGQCPRCREEAARQGKLGLYMDYVVPAIEHIRSRGKVPIIWDDMVWRTPQPDRVDRFPADTVMCDWFYHITEPQVPYFLWGDEENMSRRWVSRRWREIDPTVIPAGARPLEDLPEAGREFARRYWDRGNWPLMGDALPYANFFKEQGRPVIGASAAKGADGFSAFCPNFDRRYRNVALWGKAAVEKGIEGVISTAWSRYSTLTVPCEPFEMAWYTYLASAESYWNGSTTPRALFDIAFDRRFVGAIGVAEAIRHLDRGRADPTGNGLAMARERLDAAAGQATPAGRRHIAHLQLAADLAELQARAEGVLGRLIPSAGRIARGEPTREATRAAKEIEALLAAFEAWQQAAKEVLAQTLLPADAAEVIEAQTFGWKEALTGWNT; via the coding sequence GTGACAACAGATCGTGAGATCGCATGGATTCCACAGCCGAAATCGGTGGAGTGGTTGCCGGGGCGATTCGCCTGGGACGGCATCGAGGCGCTCGTCGTCTCCGAGAGCGGGGACAAACGCCCGCTGGCCTGGGCCACAGCGCTGTGCGAGGAGCTGAGCGCCCGGCTCGGGCGGGCGCTGGCCGTCCGGCCGGCCGCCGCCATGGAACCAGGCCTGTGGCTGGCCGCCACGGCAGAGGGCGACGCATCCACGCTCCAACTCGATCTTCCACAAGCGCCGGAGGGATACGTCCTGCAGATCACCCCGACGACCTTGCTGATCGCCGCGCGGCGGCCGGCCGGGCTGTACTACGGGCTGCAGACGCTCCGCCAGCTCCTCGCGGACGCGGCGGACGAGTCGCTTGCCCTTCCCGCCGTGCGCATCACTGACTGGCCGGATCTGGCCGTGCGCGGCATCCATCTGGATCTCAAAGGGGCCATGGCCCCGTTCGACTACTGGCGAGAGGTGATCGTCACGCTGGCGCACTATAAGATCAACGCGCTGCTCATCGAGTACGAGGATAAATTCCCCTACACCGGCCATCCGGACATCGTAGGCCCCGGCGCCCTCACCCCGGGCGAGGTGGCCGAGCTGGTGGAGCTAGCCCGAGAGCATTGCATCGAGGTGATCCCGCTGGTGCAATGCCTGGGGCACGTCGAATATGTGCTCCGTCACGAGCGCTACGCACACCTGCGCGAGGACGGGGAACTGTCCCAATACTGCCCCCTGGAGCCCGGCGCGGCCGAGCTATTCCGAGAGATGGCCGACGAGGTCATCGCCGCCCATCCGTACAGCCGATACTTCCACCTGGGGGCGGACGAGACGTGGGTGCTGGGACAATGCCCCCGCTGCCGGGAGGAGGCCGCTCGCCAGGGGAAGCTGGGCCTCTACATGGACTACGTCGTCCCGGCGATCGAGCACATACGCTCTCGCGGCAAGGTCCCCATCATCTGGGACGACATGGTGTGGCGCACCCCGCAGCCCGACCGGGTCGATCGATTCCCCGCGGACACGGTGATGTGCGACTGGTTCTATCACATCACGGAGCCTCAGGTCCCCTACTTCCTGTGGGGAGACGAGGAGAACATGAGCCGTCGCTGGGTCTCCCGACGATGGCGGGAGATCGACCCGACGGTGATCCCGGCCGGAGCGCGTCCGCTGGAGGATCTGCCCGAGGCCGGCCGAGAATTCGCCCGGCGGTATTGGGACCGCGGCAACTGGCCGCTGATGGGAGACGCGCTCCCCTACGCCAACTTCTTCAAGGAGCAGGGGAGGCCCGTGATCGGCGCCTCGGCCGCGAAGGGGGCCGACGGCTTCTCGGCCTTCTGTCCCAACTTCGACCGCCGCTATCGCAACGTGGCCCTGTGGGGGAAGGCAGCAGTCGAAAAGGGGATCGAGGGCGTCATCAGCACGGCGTGGTCCCGTTACTCGACCCTCACCGTGCCCTGTGAGCCGTTTGAGATGGCCTGGTATACCTACCTGGCCTCGGCCGAGTCCTACTGGAACGGGAGTACGACGCCGCGCGCGCTGTTCGACATCGCGTTCGACCGCCGATTCGTGGGGGCGATCGGGGTCGCTGAGGCGATCCGCCATCTGGATCGCGGGCGGGCCGATCCCACCGGGAACGGGCTGGCCATGGCGAGGGAGCGCCTGGACGCGGCGGCAGGGCAGGCCACCCCCGCCGGACGACGACATATCGCTCATCTCCAACTGGCTGCAGACCTGGCGGAGCTGCAGGCCCGCGCCGAGGGCGTGCTGGGGCGACTGATCCCGTCGGCGGGACGGATCGCCCGCGGGGAGCCCACACGCGAGGCGACGCGAGCGGCGAAGGAGATCGAGGCCCTGTTGGCAGCCTTCGAGGCCTGGCAGCAAGCGGCGAAGGAGGTCCTTGCCCAAACCCTCCTCCCCGCCGATGCAGCCGAGGTCATCGAGGCCCAGACGTTCGGCTGGAAAGAAGCCCTGACAGGCTGGAACACGTAA
- a CDS encoding aminotransferase class V-fold PLP-dependent enzyme has product MDVAALRAGLPAVQRCVYLNCGTYGPLPTVVADELVRWYRRIEAEGTFVFQVTEDFFRQFDAARRAAASLIHADEEEVALTRNVSEGVDIVANGLTWHPGDEVIITDEEHSGGAAPWFNLARRQGIVVKLLRLAHDVDLILDRLDRLITPRTRLIHISHVSCITGLRLPVAEICDLSHRKGVLVMVDGAHAVGQFPVDVRSLACDFYAACGHKWLCGPLGTGFLYIRRDLLPQVEPTFVGWGMTERYDLEKMMYEPYPDARRFEFSTRPWPLYPALRTAIERIQALDPAEIERVIAPMACSVKEALAEIPGVTVTSPMDPALSSGLVAFTHTIPDEPGKRLWQEHRILVGSNDERRWMRLSINAYTLPEELDRLLEVLRQFAMEGTRHGV; this is encoded by the coding sequence ATGGATGTCGCTGCGTTACGAGCGGGCCTTCCGGCTGTGCAGCGGTGTGTTTACCTGAACTGTGGCACATACGGCCCGTTGCCCACCGTCGTCGCCGATGAGTTGGTGCGCTGGTATCGGCGCATCGAGGCCGAGGGGACGTTCGTCTTCCAGGTGACGGAGGATTTTTTCAGGCAGTTCGATGCCGCCCGGCGCGCCGCCGCCTCCCTTATCCATGCCGATGAGGAGGAGGTGGCGCTGACGCGGAACGTCTCCGAGGGGGTGGATATCGTTGCCAATGGATTGACGTGGCATCCGGGCGACGAGGTCATCATCACTGACGAGGAACATTCCGGCGGCGCTGCCCCCTGGTTCAACCTGGCGCGCCGGCAGGGGATCGTGGTGAAGCTGCTGCGGTTGGCGCACGATGTAGACCTCATCCTGGATCGGTTGGATCGGCTCATCACCCCCCGCACCCGGCTGATCCACATCAGCCATGTCTCCTGCATCACTGGCCTGCGCCTGCCCGTGGCCGAGATATGCGATCTGAGCCACCGCAAGGGTGTTCTGGTGATGGTGGATGGCGCCCACGCTGTGGGGCAGTTCCCGGTGGATGTGCGGTCCCTGGCCTGCGACTTCTACGCAGCGTGTGGACATAAATGGCTTTGTGGCCCGTTGGGCACGGGCTTCCTCTACATCCGGCGCGATCTATTGCCTCAGGTGGAGCCCACCTTCGTGGGGTGGGGCATGACGGAGCGTTACGACCTCGAGAAGATGATGTATGAGCCCTATCCTGATGCCCGACGGTTCGAGTTCAGCACCCGGCCGTGGCCGCTGTATCCGGCGCTGAGGACCGCGATCGAGCGTATCCAGGCGTTGGATCCCGCCGAGATCGAGCGCGTCATTGCTCCGATGGCCTGCTCCGTGAAGGAGGCGCTGGCCGAGATCCCGGGTGTGACCGTGACCTCCCCCATGGATCCGGCGCTCAGCTCCGGGTTGGTCGCGTTCACGCATACGATCCCGGATGAGCCGGGGAAGCGATTGTGGCAGGAGCATCGCATCCTGGTGGGATCGAACGATGAGCGACGATGGATGCGGCTGTCCATCAACGCCTATACGCTGCCTGAGGAGCTCGATCGTCTGCTGGAGGTGTTGCGCCAGTTCGCCATGGAGGGGACGCGGCATGGCGTATGA
- a CDS encoding Gfo/Idh/MocA family oxidoreductase, with protein MRTVRLGYVGCGFMAQKVHLPNFSTIPGCEIIALAEIRQDLGREVQRRFGIPRLYRSHEELLADPDVDAIAVSAGFMVQGRIARDALLAGKDVFMEKPMAVSLAQTDAILEAERRSGRRLMVGYMKRYDAGNELVKATVDRFRETGELGAITFVRNHGFCGDWICGLDTPMATSDEPMPEVPAQGPDWLPPEYLEQYLGYLQQYTHNVNLLRWFLDVGDEVTVRVVDLDADGYTGIVVLDLAGIRAVIESGLISHYRWDEHTQIYFRHGWVKTWAPPLLLRQVPAEVEVYRAGEEQTFTRPIPKPIWSWSYKREAEHFIHCLQTGEPFRSSAADTRTDVRLFEEIFRAHLVQRGVL; from the coding sequence ATGCGAACCGTGCGTCTTGGATACGTCGGCTGTGGGTTCATGGCGCAGAAGGTGCATCTCCCCAATTTTAGCACGATTCCCGGTTGTGAGATCATCGCGTTGGCGGAGATACGTCAGGACCTAGGACGGGAGGTACAGCGGCGGTTCGGGATCCCGCGATTATATCGGAGCCACGAGGAGCTATTGGCCGACCCGGATGTGGACGCCATCGCCGTGTCGGCGGGGTTCATGGTGCAGGGACGCATCGCTCGCGATGCGCTGCTGGCGGGGAAGGACGTGTTCATGGAGAAACCCATGGCCGTCTCCTTGGCGCAGACCGATGCCATCCTGGAGGCCGAGCGTCGATCCGGCCGACGGCTGATGGTGGGGTACATGAAGCGCTATGACGCCGGGAATGAGCTGGTCAAGGCCACCGTCGATCGGTTTCGCGAGACCGGTGAGCTGGGGGCGATCACCTTCGTCCGCAACCATGGGTTCTGCGGCGATTGGATCTGTGGGCTTGATACGCCCATGGCGACCAGCGATGAGCCCATGCCCGAGGTGCCAGCCCAGGGGCCGGATTGGCTGCCCCCCGAGTACCTGGAGCAATATCTGGGCTATCTCCAGCAGTACACGCACAACGTGAACCTGTTGCGTTGGTTCCTGGACGTCGGGGATGAGGTGACCGTTCGGGTGGTGGATCTGGATGCCGATGGCTATACGGGGATCGTCGTGTTGGATCTGGCCGGCATCCGGGCGGTGATCGAATCGGGACTGATCTCGCATTACCGCTGGGATGAACATACGCAGATCTACTTCCGTCACGGATGGGTGAAGACGTGGGCGCCGCCGCTGTTGCTGAGGCAGGTCCCGGCGGAGGTGGAGGTCTATCGGGCTGGGGAGGAGCAGACATTCACCCGGCCGATCCCCAAGCCCATCTGGTCGTGGAGCTACAAGCGGGAGGCGGAACACTTCATTCACTGCCTGCAGACCGGCGAGCCGTTCCGGTCGTCGGCGGCCGACACGCGCACGGACGTCCGCCTGTTCGAGGAGATCTTTCGCGCGCATCTGGTCCAGCGCGGCGTGTTATAG
- a CDS encoding Gfo/Idh/MocA family oxidoreductase has product MKIAMLSFAHLHALSYAECLRQLPDAELAAIWDEDAERGQTMAGRFETRFVGDLDALLREEEIAAVIITAANADHKDLAVAAAQAGKHILCEKPIATTVADAQAMIQAADEAGVKLMTAFPVRYNPPTRRVYERVRGGEIGPILGAKCTNHGTMPGGWFTDKEKAGGGAVMDHTVHVADLLRWMLEDEVVEVYAELDNLIYPDIHIDDCGLLSMRFSSGTFATLDTSWSRPPIFPTWGDVTMEIVGRDGVLFLDAFRQNVELYSQTQNRVAWVHWGTNMDLEMIRDFMRAIREDAPVPITGYDGLKAMEIALAAYRSAETGQPVSLPLTP; this is encoded by the coding sequence ATGAAGATCGCCATGCTCAGCTTTGCCCATCTACATGCACTCAGCTACGCCGAATGCCTGCGCCAGCTGCCGGACGCGGAGCTGGCCGCCATCTGGGACGAGGATGCGGAGCGAGGCCAGACCATGGCCGGGCGCTTCGAGACCCGCTTCGTAGGCGATCTGGACGCCCTGCTGCGAGAGGAGGAGATCGCCGCCGTGATCATCACCGCGGCCAACGCGGACCACAAGGACCTGGCCGTCGCCGCCGCGCAGGCGGGCAAGCACATCCTGTGCGAGAAGCCCATCGCCACCACCGTGGCCGACGCGCAGGCCATGATCCAGGCGGCAGACGAGGCCGGCGTCAAGCTGATGACCGCCTTCCCGGTGCGCTACAACCCGCCCACCCGCCGCGTGTACGAGCGCGTGCGCGGTGGGGAGATCGGCCCCATCCTGGGGGCCAAATGCACCAACCACGGCACCATGCCGGGCGGCTGGTTCACGGACAAGGAGAAGGCCGGCGGCGGCGCCGTCATGGACCACACCGTGCACGTGGCCGATCTGCTGCGCTGGATGCTGGAGGACGAGGTCGTCGAGGTATACGCCGAGCTCGACAACCTCATCTACCCGGACATCCACATCGATGACTGCGGCCTGCTCTCTATGCGCTTCTCATCCGGGACCTTCGCCACCCTGGACACATCCTGGTCCCGGCCTCCCATCTTCCCCACCTGGGGGGATGTGACCATGGAGATCGTAGGACGGGATGGCGTGCTCTTCCTGGACGCGTTCCGGCAGAACGTGGAGCTCTACAGCCAGACGCAGAACCGCGTCGCCTGGGTTCACTGGGGGACCAACATGGACCTGGAGATGATCCGGGACTTCATGCGGGCCATCCGGGAGGACGCGCCGGTCCCCATCACCGGATACGACGGCCTGAAGGCCATGGAGATCGCGCTGGCGGCCTATCGCTCCGCGGAGACCGGCCAGCCGGTCTCCCTGCCGCTGACCCCGTAA